The proteins below come from a single Terriglobales bacterium genomic window:
- a CDS encoding phage holin family protein — MHVVTENNKSIGQVVSELKNDARDFISTRLQILTQEMNDKMKVWKVAIPMLVIAGLLGGIAVLVLTFAIVAFLAAVFQPSSYAWCYGALIVTAFYIIAAFGLFYLGKRELAHTGIAPTRTLRVLKQDQIWIQNEARSQV; from the coding sequence ATGCACGTCGTGACTGAAAACAATAAATCAATTGGCCAAGTCGTAAGCGAACTGAAGAACGATGCTCGCGACTTCATCTCCACGCGGCTCCAGATCCTCACCCAGGAAATGAATGACAAGATGAAAGTATGGAAGGTCGCGATTCCGATGCTGGTAATCGCGGGACTTCTCGGCGGAATTGCCGTGCTCGTCTTGACGTTCGCGATCGTCGCATTTCTCGCAGCCGTATTCCAGCCAAGCTCCTACGCGTGGTGTTACGGCGCTCTCATCGTGACAGCCTTCTACATCATCGCGGCATTTGGACTCTTCTACCTGGGCAAGCGTGAGTTGGCGCACACCGGCATCGCGCCGACGCGAACTCTGCGCGTGCTCAAGCAGGACCAGATTTGGATTCAGAATGAAGCGAGGTCACAGGTATGA
- a CDS encoding SRPBCC family protein: MKILFIVLGVIIFAIAAVVVVGALLPKSHTASRTAIIKATPEQVFALISGPQDWRTDLKEYKFFDESGRHMQRDTDKHGQTITYEIVQSQPPTLRKTTIADKNLPFGGSWTWNIQPESDGCAVTITEDGEVYNPVFRFVSRFIMGHTRTIDNYLAMLENAAKK, encoded by the coding sequence ATGAAAATCCTATTCATTGTTCTTGGCGTTATCATTTTCGCCATTGCGGCTGTCGTGGTTGTAGGAGCGCTTCTCCCGAAGAGCCACACGGCTTCGCGCACCGCGATCATCAAAGCTACTCCTGAGCAAGTATTCGCTCTGATTTCAGGCCCGCAGGATTGGCGCACCGACCTGAAGGAATACAAATTCTTCGACGAAAGCGGCCGTCACATGCAGCGGGACACCGACAAGCACGGTCAAACGATCACGTACGAGATCGTACAGTCGCAGCCACCTACGCTGCGCAAGACTACGATTGCGGACAAGAACCTTCCGTTCGGAGGAAGCTGGACGTGGAATATCCAGCCCGAGAGCGACGGCTGTGCCGTAACGATTACCGAAGATGGTGAAGTCTACAATCCAGTGTTTCGTTTCGTCTCGCGCTTCATCATGGGTCACACGCGGACGATCGATAACTATCTGGCAATGCTAGAAAACGCCGCAAAGAAATAG
- a CDS encoding MarR family transcriptional regulator — MQRVLQSYPKIYLACHTRHVRDDETGKSLSPRLGSILDHLDTQPPLTLSSLAKHLDVTQSTISLQIDKLQRAGYVLRLRDTQDRRRVSVVLTPRGKRIKEQNSVLDRDLVREMISLLRPGDVEAALSGLDLLAEAADKLMNRRRLRGRRKAR, encoded by the coding sequence ATGCAGCGCGTGCTTCAGAGCTATCCCAAAATCTATCTGGCGTGCCACACTCGCCATGTGCGCGACGACGAAACAGGCAAGTCGTTGAGCCCGCGTCTTGGCAGCATCCTTGATCACCTCGATACGCAGCCGCCGCTCACGCTCTCTTCACTTGCAAAACACCTCGATGTCACCCAATCCACGATATCGCTCCAAATAGACAAGCTGCAGCGAGCCGGCTACGTTCTACGACTCCGTGATACTCAGGACCGCCGGCGCGTGTCCGTGGTGCTCACGCCGCGAGGCAAGCGAATCAAGGAGCAGAATTCAGTGCTTGATCGCGATTTGGTCAGAGAAATGATTTCGCTGTTGCGTCCGGGCGATGTAGAAGCCGCTTTGAGCGGGCTTGATCTGCTGGCGGAAGCTGCGGACAAGCTCATGAACAGGCGAAGGCTTCGCGGGCGGAGAAAAGCAAGATGA